A region of Solibacillus isronensis DNA encodes the following proteins:
- the fliH gene encoding flagellar assembly protein FliH, whose translation MSKIIRSTNAQQPEESSIVEIKLQNFFEPIHYGKTEDERIEELSQQKTIDIEAERQQMLEQANYEIEQQKTQFEQYRSEQLAAIEALKQSWEEEKIILQQEAYDGGFAQGYEDGVQKANAAMQQALQAANETMNNAQKNAASYIESQESVLLDLALTAAERIIHTTLDRDDEIFVSIVRRGLKEAREMKEIKLYVSPKYHPIVTEQLKELAEMFPVNVPFMVFVNEDLLDSESYIETNHGRIVVSIDEQLQELRRQLYELIESKE comes from the coding sequence TTGTCTAAAATCATCCGTTCAACAAATGCACAGCAACCCGAAGAGTCATCAATTGTAGAAATTAAACTTCAAAATTTCTTCGAGCCGATTCATTATGGGAAAACGGAAGATGAACGTATAGAGGAATTGTCACAACAAAAAACAATAGATATTGAAGCTGAACGTCAGCAAATGCTGGAACAGGCAAATTATGAAATCGAACAGCAAAAAACCCAATTCGAACAGTATCGATCAGAGCAGCTTGCGGCAATAGAAGCGTTAAAGCAATCATGGGAAGAAGAAAAAATTATTCTTCAACAGGAAGCTTATGATGGCGGTTTTGCACAAGGGTATGAGGATGGCGTACAAAAGGCCAATGCAGCGATGCAGCAGGCATTGCAAGCGGCAAATGAGACGATGAATAATGCACAAAAAAATGCAGCATCTTATATTGAGTCTCAGGAGTCCGTTCTTTTGGATCTTGCATTAACAGCTGCTGAACGCATCATTCATACAACACTCGACCGGGACGATGAAATATTCGTTTCAATTGTAAGACGTGGTTTAAAAGAAGCACGGGAAATGAAAGAAATTAAATTATATGTTTCACCGAAATATCATCCGATTGTGACAGAACAGTTAAAGGAATTAGCGGAAATGTTCCCGGTAAATGTTCCGTTTATGGTATTTGTCAATGAAGATTTACTAGATTCGGAAAGTTATATCGAAACAAATCATGGACGCATTGTTGTTTCAATTGACGAACAATTGCAAGAGCTCCGCAGACAGTTATACGAACTAATCGAAAGTAAGGAATGA
- the fliI gene encoding flagellar protein export ATPase FliI — MKMAQLVEQIPNLNTFKKYGRVTRVVGLMIESQGPESSIGDVCKIHIQTSKNGPQVMLAEVVGFKDEIVILMPYSSLKEISIGCLVEGTGSPLEVKVGPELIGKVLDAMGNPFDGQPLPKGLTTVPTEKEPPNPLSRPPINEQLEVGVKAIDGMLTVGSGQRVGIFAGSGVGKSTLLGMIARNTEADINVIALVGERGREVREFIERDLGPEGLQRSVVVAATSDQPALMRIKAAFTATAIAEYFRDRGKNVMLMMDSVTRVAMAQREIGLAIGEPPATRGYTPSVFAILPTLLERSGTNINGTITAFYTVLVDGDDMNEPIADAVRGILDGHIVLDRNLANKGQYPAINVLKSVSRLMNHIAQPEHVRAASRLRELYYSYSKSEDLINIGVYKRGTSKEIDEAIMYEPLITQFLKQGYKDKISIEQTVNEIIALSNGGAR, encoded by the coding sequence ATGAAAATGGCTCAATTAGTTGAACAAATTCCTAATCTTAATACATTTAAAAAGTATGGTAGAGTGACGAGAGTTGTCGGCTTGATGATTGAGTCCCAAGGTCCTGAAAGTTCCATCGGTGACGTATGTAAAATCCATATCCAAACATCAAAAAACGGTCCGCAAGTAATGCTGGCAGAAGTTGTAGGGTTTAAAGATGAAATCGTGATTTTAATGCCATACTCTTCGTTGAAAGAAATTTCGATTGGCTGTCTTGTAGAGGGGACAGGCTCACCGCTGGAAGTGAAAGTTGGCCCTGAGCTGATTGGGAAAGTACTTGATGCAATGGGCAATCCTTTTGATGGTCAACCCTTGCCAAAAGGATTAACGACAGTCCCAACAGAAAAAGAGCCGCCTAATCCTTTAAGTCGTCCGCCGATTAACGAACAGTTAGAGGTCGGAGTAAAAGCGATTGACGGTATGCTTACAGTTGGCAGCGGTCAGCGTGTAGGTATATTTGCTGGATCGGGTGTCGGAAAAAGTACATTGCTTGGTATGATTGCAAGAAACACGGAAGCAGATATTAATGTTATTGCCCTTGTAGGAGAACGTGGACGTGAAGTAAGGGAGTTTATCGAACGGGATTTAGGTCCGGAAGGTTTACAACGGTCGGTTGTCGTAGCGGCTACTAGTGATCAGCCTGCACTAATGCGAATTAAAGCAGCATTTACCGCAACAGCTATTGCAGAATATTTCAGGGACCGCGGCAAGAACGTCATGTTAATGATGGATTCCGTAACACGTGTTGCGATGGCACAGCGCGAAATAGGACTGGCAATCGGTGAACCGCCTGCAACAAGAGGTTACACACCATCCGTTTTTGCAATATTACCAACATTGTTGGAACGGTCAGGTACAAACATAAATGGGACAATTACCGCATTTTATACAGTGCTTGTAGATGGTGATGATATGAATGAACCGATTGCAGATGCGGTACGGGGGATTTTGGACGGTCATATTGTACTGGACCGGAATCTTGCCAACAAAGGACAGTATCCGGCGATTAATGTGTTGAAAAGTGTAAGTCGTTTGATGAACCATATTGCACAGCCTGAGCATGTCCGTGCAGCAAGCCGTTTGCGGGAATTATACTACAGCTATTCAAAATCAGAGGATCTGATCAATATCGGGGTATATAAGCGCGGGACATCAAAGGAAATTGATGAGGCGATTATGTATGAGCCGCTAATTACACAATTTTTAAAGCAAGGGTATAAAGATAAAATTTCGATCGAACAAACTGTCAATGAAATTATCGCTTTATCGAATGGTGGTGCCCGTTAA
- the fliJ gene encoding flagellar export protein FliJ gives MMKYNYRFEKILVVKDQEKTESELAFKESVQVFEEIATKLYDLLKKKEDLIEYQQERLKIGSSIDEINHYSKFIDSMEKTIEDAQQKVMQARAKMNWHEQKLLEKSLEVRKYEKMRERDHERFIEDQLHIEAIQLDELSTIAYYKKEIR, from the coding sequence ATGATGAAATACAATTATCGTTTTGAAAAAATTCTTGTCGTTAAAGATCAGGAAAAAACGGAATCGGAACTGGCTTTTAAAGAATCGGTGCAAGTGTTTGAGGAAATTGCTACAAAGCTGTATGACCTGTTAAAGAAAAAAGAAGATTTAATCGAGTATCAGCAGGAACGGTTAAAAATAGGGTCTTCCATCGATGAAATCAACCATTATTCGAAATTTATCGATAGTATGGAAAAAACAATCGAGGATGCACAGCAAAAAGTAATGCAGGCACGAGCAAAAATGAATTGGCATGAGCAGAAATTATTGGAAAAAAGTTTGGAAGTACGTAAATATGAAAAAATGCGTGAAAGAGATCATGAAAGATTCATAGAAGATCAACTTCATATAGAAGCAATTCAGTTAGATGAGCTTTCGACAATTGCGTATTACAAGAAGGAAATCAGGTGA
- a CDS encoding MotE family protein, whose translation MSFRQLRITRRKSGDSVAKRIKNTMEQVEEMELESQSPGFFKKFFYLFLIPFMFLIAILLIITSMTEYNVFKMADEAIDKIPFISSDEKEGAVENSSLNEQKVVELQAEIQEKEAQISQLQSQIDASATEKEELLIEQERLQFEIEKLQRDQEETKKEFKEILSTFEKMSARKAAPILVEMSDTESVRIMSEMKPDTLSAIFAKMAPADAARYTELLSQQ comes from the coding sequence ATGAGCTTTCGACAATTGCGTATTACAAGAAGGAAATCAGGTGATTCCGTGGCAAAAAGAATAAAAAATACGATGGAACAAGTGGAAGAAATGGAATTGGAAAGCCAATCTCCAGGTTTTTTCAAAAAGTTTTTCTACCTATTTTTAATCCCGTTCATGTTTCTCATCGCAATTTTATTGATTATTACATCTATGACGGAATATAACGTGTTTAAAATGGCGGATGAAGCAATTGATAAAATCCCGTTTATCAGCTCGGATGAAAAAGAGGGAGCAGTAGAAAACAGCTCATTAAATGAACAAAAGGTAGTGGAGCTGCAAGCGGAAATTCAAGAAAAGGAAGCACAAATTTCCCAGCTACAATCACAAATTGACGCCTCAGCGACTGAAAAGGAAGAGCTTTTAATCGAACAGGAACGATTGCAGTTTGAAATTGAAAAATTGCAGCGCGATCAGGAAGAGACGAAAAAAGAGTTCAAAGAAATTCTGTCTACTTTCGAAAAAATGTCTGCAAGAAAAGCAGCACCTATATTAGTTGAAATGAGTGACACGGAAAGCGTGCGTATTATGTCGGAGATGAAACCCGATACATTATCGGCTATTTTCGCAAAAATGGCGCCGGCAGATGCTGCCCGCTATACAGAGCTTTTATCACAGCAATAG
- a CDS encoding flagellar hook-length control protein FliK, with translation MNIAMLQKVKMPKQDFQPNTVKTAKPDSKAFGSVFNSMISKSSASTPKQTEVSEQPLAESISGLLEEDSLENLLEQLGVEMDESGLFALVGEESTPVAIDELMNLDNLTELLGMTKTELSQIIEQLLGDTKQEITDVWSLIEQAPHILNEVMAAVLKPEQNNVQPKDLQQLVQLLKLAQLAGSKVDTVYQQELQLASLKDALLAMANEAQKLAGSEQSTTKNTTFQQVVQQGQQTTVKVETDTQTAGHLQQQVTHTKTVTVTLPAEKPAQSDALIKEIQNLINRSQLSGQPGNMKLFLKLFPENLGQIRIELVQKDGIMTARLLATTAMGKELLENNINQLKAGFVSQNIQMERIDVAQSLQDADRNARDQNFFNNFFRQKDGEEEQDNNEDTLEEENVSFKDLLSEEVE, from the coding sequence ATGAATATAGCAATGTTACAAAAAGTAAAAATGCCGAAGCAAGATTTCCAGCCAAACACAGTAAAAACAGCAAAACCGGATTCAAAAGCATTTGGAAGTGTGTTCAATTCGATGATTTCCAAGTCGTCTGCTTCAACTCCTAAGCAAACGGAAGTTTCAGAACAGCCGCTAGCTGAAAGTATTTCCGGGCTTTTAGAAGAGGACTCACTGGAAAATCTACTCGAACAATTAGGTGTGGAAATGGATGAGTCGGGGCTATTCGCATTAGTAGGTGAAGAAAGTACACCGGTTGCGATAGACGAACTAATGAATTTAGATAACTTGACGGAGCTTTTAGGAATGACAAAAACGGAGCTGAGTCAAATTATTGAACAGTTATTAGGCGACACAAAGCAGGAAATTACGGATGTTTGGTCTCTTATCGAACAGGCACCGCATATTTTAAATGAAGTAATGGCAGCTGTGCTGAAGCCTGAGCAAAACAATGTGCAACCAAAAGATTTGCAGCAACTTGTCCAGCTGTTAAAGTTAGCTCAACTGGCCGGAAGTAAAGTTGATACGGTCTATCAACAGGAACTCCAATTAGCCAGTTTAAAAGATGCATTGCTGGCAATGGCAAATGAAGCTCAGAAATTAGCGGGATCAGAGCAGAGTACTACAAAAAATACGACTTTCCAACAAGTAGTACAGCAAGGTCAACAGACGACCGTTAAAGTTGAAACGGATACACAAACAGCAGGTCATTTACAGCAGCAAGTGACACATACAAAAACAGTGACCGTTACATTACCTGCTGAAAAGCCGGCACAGTCGGATGCATTAATAAAAGAAATTCAAAACTTGATCAATCGCAGCCAGCTTTCAGGACAGCCAGGTAATATGAAATTATTCCTGAAACTGTTTCCGGAAAACCTCGGTCAAATACGAATTGAATTAGTTCAAAAAGACGGAATCATGACTGCCCGATTATTGGCAACGACAGCAATGGGAAAAGAGTTACTGGAAAATAATATTAACCAGTTAAAAGCCGGTTTCGTCTCTCAAAATATTCAAATGGAACGAATCGATGTTGCACAGTCTTTACAGGATGCCGATCGAAATGCGCGTGATCAAAACTTCTTTAATAACTTCTTCCGCCAAAAAGATGGAGAAGAAGAACAGGACAATAACGAAGATACGCTGGAAGAAGAAAATGTTTCGTTTAAAGATCTATTAAGTGAGGAGGTAGAATAA
- the flgD gene encoding flagellar hook assembly protein FlgD encodes MAKSISNDYYLPANNANFKVTDKQDNGALGKDAFLKILITQLQNQDPTSPMDDKEFISQMAQFSSLEQMQNMTKAMENLLESQQQSQLMNYSTFVGKEVKWHEITDKVDADNKPIYNEGTGAIQELKFVDGEAVLVLADGKEIKPGNISSILGSMSATEPTVPVGNPLAEASRLIGQTVQYTNGDQVIEAMIEAIKTNNVNIEYILNDGSRLTKDQFTVSSQTTQNENVTE; translated from the coding sequence GTGGCAAAATCAATTTCAAATGATTATTATTTACCGGCGAATAATGCGAATTTCAAAGTAACAGATAAACAAGATAACGGGGCGCTCGGAAAAGATGCGTTTCTAAAAATATTAATTACACAATTGCAAAACCAGGATCCGACAAGCCCGATGGATGATAAGGAATTTATTTCACAGATGGCACAATTTTCTTCACTTGAGCAAATGCAAAACATGACCAAAGCGATGGAAAATTTACTTGAATCACAGCAGCAATCACAGTTAATGAACTATTCGACATTTGTCGGCAAAGAAGTGAAATGGCATGAAATTACAGACAAAGTGGACGCAGACAACAAGCCGATCTACAACGAAGGAACAGGCGCTATTCAGGAATTAAAGTTTGTTGATGGTGAGGCCGTGTTAGTACTGGCTGACGGCAAGGAAATTAAACCAGGCAATATTTCATCGATTCTTGGCAGTATGAGTGCAACAGAGCCGACAGTTCCAGTCGGAAATCCATTGGCAGAAGCGAGCCGGCTGATCGGACAGACGGTTCAATATACAAATGGTGACCAAGTCATTGAGGCAATGATTGAAGCGATTAAAACAAATAATGTGAATATCGAATACATTTTAAATGATGGTTCTCGTTTAACAAAAGACCAATTTACAGTGAGTTCTCAAACAACCCAAAATGAAAATGTAACAGAATAA
- a CDS encoding TIGR02530 family flagellar biosynthesis protein, translated as MNRVNIQHIPYHPPIKPIVKQNTEQVSKQSFMDHLKQATGDELKISKHASERLNERNISITDREWQQISEKVFEAKNKGVKQPLVLLDQAALIVSAKNATVITALDRNEAKQQLFTNIDGTILL; from the coding sequence ATGAACAGAGTCAATATTCAACATATCCCTTACCATCCACCGATAAAGCCGATAGTAAAGCAAAATACTGAGCAAGTTTCAAAGCAGTCCTTTATGGACCATTTAAAACAGGCGACCGGTGATGAATTAAAAATAAGCAAGCATGCTTCAGAACGGTTGAATGAAAGAAATATTTCTATAACAGATCGTGAATGGCAGCAAATCTCCGAAAAAGTATTTGAGGCAAAAAATAAAGGTGTGAAGCAGCCGTTAGTCCTGTTAGATCAGGCAGCCTTAATTGTAAGTGCAAAAAATGCGACGGTTATTACGGCATTGGATCGTAATGAAGCGAAACAGCAACTATTTACCAATATTGATGGAACAATCCTTTTATAG
- a CDS encoding flagellar hook-basal body complex protein, with translation MLRSMYSGISGLKNFQTKLDVIGNNISNVNTYGFKKERTIFKDLISQTQAGASAPSATRGGVNMIQVGLGSQLAAIDTMHNAGSMQTTGRTLDLAISGDGFFMVADAVDFDQGDAANGVPATAEGFTNTLYTRAGNFYMDRNGFLVNGDGKYLVGFAADVTDYDAIDPTAAPGSGFDENRLQVAAGANLIDPDTGELLEQGAATATPIRIPTTAQSMSISQDGTISFVDSAGDLQYAGTVVLAKFANASGLEKTGSNYFRTTPNSGVTYAQLGTQDGIGSINSGFMEMSNVDLSEEFTEMIVAQRGFQANSRIITTSDEILQELVNLKR, from the coding sequence ATGTTACGTTCAATGTATTCAGGTATTTCAGGCTTAAAAAACTTTCAGACAAAATTAGACGTGATTGGGAATAATATTTCAAATGTTAATACGTACGGCTTTAAGAAAGAACGTACTATTTTTAAAGATTTAATTTCACAAACACAGGCAGGCGCATCTGCACCTTCAGCAACTCGCGGTGGAGTAAACATGATTCAAGTAGGATTAGGTTCACAGCTTGCTGCCATTGACACGATGCACAATGCCGGTTCAATGCAGACGACAGGACGTACATTGGATTTAGCTATTTCAGGAGATGGATTCTTTATGGTTGCTGATGCAGTGGATTTTGATCAAGGCGATGCAGCTAATGGTGTTCCGGCTACAGCAGAAGGATTCACAAATACGCTTTATACTCGTGCAGGCAATTTCTATATGGATCGAAATGGTTTCTTAGTAAACGGGGACGGTAAATACTTAGTTGGTTTTGCGGCAGATGTTACCGACTATGATGCAATAGACCCTACAGCTGCACCTGGTTCAGGATTTGATGAAAATAGACTGCAGGTTGCTGCAGGAGCCAACTTAATTGATCCTGATACTGGAGAATTACTAGAACAAGGAGCTGCAACTGCAACTCCGATTCGTATTCCGACAACTGCCCAATCAATGAGTATATCTCAGGACGGAACAATTTCATTTGTCGATTCAGCTGGAGATCTTCAATATGCTGGTACAGTAGTTTTAGCGAAGTTCGCAAATGCGAGCGGTCTTGAAAAAACGGGAAGCAACTATTTCCGTACAACGCCGAACTCAGGAGTAACTTATGCTCAATTAGGTACACAGGATGGTATTGGCTCAATTAACTCAGGCTTCATGGAAATGTCCAACGTAGACCTTTCGGAAGAATTCACAGAGATGATTGTTGCACAGCGCGGGTTCCAGGCGAACTCTCGTATAATTACAACGTCGGATGAAATTTTACAAGAGCTTGTTAACTTAAAACGATAG
- a CDS encoding flagellar FlbD family protein, with protein MIEVTRLNGKALTLNALYIETVEAFPDTQITLTTGRKYIVLETEEQVRQKVRTFYQNVQVLSNPHLKGEEDEE; from the coding sequence ATGATTGAGGTGACTCGCCTTAATGGTAAAGCACTTACTTTAAATGCTTTATACATAGAAACAGTTGAAGCATTTCCGGACACCCAAATTACGCTGACGACTGGACGTAAATACATTGTGTTAGAGACTGAAGAACAGGTGCGGCAAAAAGTGAGAACATTTTATCAGAATGTCCAAGTTTTATCTAACCCGCACCTTAAAGGTGAAGAAGATGAAGAATAA
- the fliL gene encoding flagellar basal body-associated protein FliL, whose protein sequence is MKNNKLLTIMLIILVTITLFGVIIVVLLTQLDKEKPDGPTIDEIIESSVDIPEITTNLADGSFVRITLKIQASDKKAGQELFKRDFQVKNIVIQELSEMEEKALEGKQGKITFQDTIKYQVNELMQEGEVTQVYITSYVLQ, encoded by the coding sequence ATGAAGAATAATAAACTATTAACAATTATGCTAATTATATTAGTAACGATTACATTATTCGGTGTGATTATAGTTGTGTTATTGACACAGCTCGACAAAGAGAAGCCAGATGGCCCAACGATTGATGAAATCATCGAGTCATCGGTAGACATTCCTGAGATTACGACGAACTTGGCAGATGGTAGTTTTGTTCGCATTACATTAAAAATCCAGGCATCAGATAAAAAAGCCGGTCAAGAGTTGTTTAAACGAGACTTCCAAGTAAAAAACATCGTGATTCAGGAACTTTCTGAAATGGAAGAGAAAGCTTTAGAAGGCAAGCAAGGGAAAATTACATTCCAGGATACAATTAAATATCAAGTAAATGAGCTAATGCAAGAAGGGGAAGTTACGCAAGTGTATATTACTTCATACGTACTTCAGTAA
- the fliM gene encoding flagellar motor switch protein FliM, which translates to MAGDIMSQSEIDALLSAISTGEMSAEDIKKEDETRKVKVYDFKRALRFSKDQIRSLTRIHENFARLLTTFFSAQLRSYVQITVASVDQIPFEEFVRSIPNMTLINVFEVPPLDGNILMEINPNIAYSMLDRLMGGAGGSHSNVDNLTEIETKIMTNLFERSFDNLREAWENVAEIDPMLVELEVNPQFLQMISPNETVVVISFNTIIGETTGMINICIPHVVLEPIVPNLSVRYWMQTNTKEISPEQTKMLETRVKQAKLPVIAELGTADITIEDFLTMTVGDVIPLNQKIENPLTLKVGSLPKFTVQPGKLNNKMAVQIIDPLKGGDEDE; encoded by the coding sequence ATGGCAGGAGATATCATGTCGCAATCCGAAATTGATGCGCTTTTATCGGCGATATCGACCGGAGAGATGTCTGCAGAAGACATAAAAAAAGAAGATGAGACACGAAAAGTTAAAGTATATGACTTTAAGCGGGCACTGCGCTTCTCAAAAGACCAAATCCGAAGTTTGACCCGTATACATGAAAACTTTGCGCGACTGCTGACAACATTCTTTTCTGCACAGTTAAGAAGCTATGTCCAAATAACAGTTGCATCTGTGGACCAAATTCCGTTTGAAGAATTTGTGCGTTCAATCCCAAACATGACATTGATCAATGTATTTGAGGTTCCGCCTTTAGATGGCAATATTTTAATGGAGATTAACCCGAATATTGCCTATTCGATGCTCGATCGATTGATGGGCGGAGCAGGGGGAAGTCATAGCAATGTTGACAATTTAACTGAAATCGAAACGAAGATTATGACGAATTTATTTGAACGTTCTTTTGATAATTTACGTGAAGCATGGGAGAACGTTGCTGAAATCGATCCGATGCTTGTGGAATTGGAAGTAAATCCGCAGTTTTTACAAATGATTTCGCCAAATGAAACTGTAGTTGTCATTTCGTTTAATACAATTATCGGGGAAACGACAGGGATGATTAATATTTGTATCCCGCATGTTGTACTGGAGCCGATCGTTCCCAATTTATCTGTTCGCTACTGGATGCAGACAAATACGAAAGAAATTTCACCGGAACAAACAAAAATGCTTGAAACTCGTGTGAAACAAGCAAAATTACCGGTTATTGCAGAGTTAGGTACGGCAGATATTACAATTGAAGATTTCCTGACAATGACTGTCGGTGATGTCATTCCGTTAAATCAAAAAATTGAAAATCCGTTAACACTGAAAGTCGGCAGTTTACCGAAATTTACTGTTCAGCCAGGCAAATTGAATAATAAAATGGCTGTTCAAATTATCGACCCTTTGAAAGGAGGAGACGAAGATGAGTGA
- the fliY gene encoding flagellar motor switch phosphatase FliY, with protein MSDEMLSQEEIEALLRGETLEDFSANTASPEEEIKVEDHLTPIEIDALGEVGNISFGSSATALSSLLGQKVDITTPSITMINRNRLEQEFPHPYVAVQVEYTTGLSGMNLLVIKQSDAAIIADLMLGGDGVNPRPELSEIQLSAVQEAMNQMMGSAATSMSTVFNQKVDISPPTIDLLNISQNEGTDTIPTDELLVKISFRLRIGELIDSNLMQLLPLKFSKKIVKSLMGETDEPLTATTTVEPTPVQPTQQQPMQQAQQPTAQQPVQQPVYEQPVQQPAYQQPMYEQPVQQQVYQQQQPVYEQPVYQQPAYTAPPANVQQAQFASFDSPSITQAEARNLNMLLDIPLQVTVELGRTKRSVKEILELSSGSIIELDKLAGEPVDILVNSRLIAKGEVVVIDENFGVRITDILSQADRLNNIR; from the coding sequence ATGAGTGATGAAATGCTCTCCCAAGAAGAAATTGAGGCTCTATTAAGGGGCGAAACACTGGAGGATTTTTCTGCAAATACAGCAAGTCCGGAAGAAGAAATTAAAGTTGAGGATCACTTAACTCCGATAGAAATTGATGCATTAGGTGAGGTAGGTAATATCTCGTTCGGTAGTTCTGCAACTGCTTTATCTTCATTACTAGGTCAAAAAGTAGATATTACAACACCTAGTATTACAATGATTAATCGTAACCGTTTAGAACAGGAATTCCCGCATCCATATGTTGCTGTACAAGTAGAGTATACAACTGGTCTTTCAGGAATGAATCTTCTCGTAATCAAACAATCGGATGCTGCAATTATTGCAGATTTAATGCTGGGTGGCGATGGTGTTAATCCAAGACCGGAATTAAGTGAAATCCAGTTAAGTGCAGTTCAAGAAGCGATGAATCAAATGATGGGCTCAGCTGCCACATCCATGTCAACAGTATTTAACCAAAAGGTTGATATTTCACCGCCGACAATTGATCTACTGAACATTTCACAAAATGAAGGCACTGATACGATCCCTACAGATGAGTTATTAGTGAAAATTTCCTTCAGATTGCGTATCGGTGAATTGATCGATTCGAATTTAATGCAATTACTACCTTTAAAGTTTAGTAAAAAGATAGTAAAGTCATTAATGGGAGAAACTGATGAGCCTCTTACTGCAACAACAACAGTGGAGCCTACACCAGTTCAGCCGACACAACAGCAACCAATGCAGCAGGCACAACAACCGACTGCACAACAACCGGTTCAGCAGCCAGTTTATGAGCAGCCAGTACAACAGCCAGCCTATCAGCAGCCAATGTATGAGCAACCGGTGCAGCAACAAGTGTATCAGCAACAGCAACCTGTATATGAACAGCCAGTTTACCAGCAGCCTGCTTATACAGCACCACCGGCAAATGTACAGCAAGCACAATTTGCAAGCTTTGATTCGCCAAGTATTACACAGGCGGAAGCACGCAATTTAAATATGCTGCTTGATATTCCATTGCAAGTAACAGTTGAGCTGGGACGTACTAAACGTTCAGTAAAAGAAATCCTCGAATTATCGAGCGGATCGATTATTGAATTAGATAAACTAGCAGGTGAACCTGTAGATATTTTAGTAAACAGTCGGTTAATTGCAAAAGGTGAAGTTGTAGTAATTGATGAGAACTTCGGTGTTCGCATCACAGATATTTTAAGTCAGGCAGATCGCTTGAACAATATTAGATAG
- a CDS encoding response regulator, whose product MSKRILIVDDAAFMRMMIKDILTKNGYEVVGEAADGIQAVEKYNELRPDLVTMDITMPEMDGIAALKEIKGTDPSAVVIMCSAMGQQAMVIDAIQAGAKDFIVKPFQADRVIEAIQKALG is encoded by the coding sequence ATGTCTAAAAGGATTTTAATTGTTGACGATGCAGCATTCATGCGCATGATGATCAAGGATATTTTAACGAAGAATGGTTATGAAGTAGTAGGAGAAGCAGCTGACGGAATTCAAGCAGTTGAAAAGTACAATGAATTGCGTCCGGATTTAGTAACTATGGATATTACAATGCCTGAAATGGATGGTATTGCAGCATTAAAAGAAATTAAAGGCACGGATCCAAGCGCGGTAGTTATTATGTGTTCAGCAATGGGCCAACAAGCTATGGTTATCGATGCGATTCAAGCTGGTGCAAAAGACTTTATCGTAAAGCCTTTCCAAGCAGATCGCGTAATCGAAGCGATTCAAAAAGCTTTAGGTTGA